CGAGATCATGGGCGTGCGCCACCGCGAGCACAAGGTCGAGGGCGTGCAGTTCCACCCCGAGTCGATCCTGACCGAGCACGGCCACGCGCTGCTCAAGAACTTCCTGGAGACCTGACATGACGATCACCGCGCAGGAAGCGCTGGTGCGCTGCATCGAGCACCGCGAGATCTTCCACGACGAGATGCTCAAGCTGATGCGGATGATCATGAACGGCGAGATGTCGCCCACGATGACCGCCGCGATCCTGATGGGCTTGCGGGTCAAGAAGGAGACGATCGGCGAGATCACCGCGGCGGCGCAGGTGATGCGCGAGTTCTCGAACAAGGTCCAGGTCGACGGCGGCCCGCATTTCGTCGACATCGTCGGCACCGGCGGCGACGGCTCGCACACCTTCAACATCTCGACCGCGTCGATGTTCGTGGTGGCCTCGGCCGGTGGCACCGTGGCCAAGCACGGCAACCGCGGCGTGTCGTCGAAGTCGGGCAGCGCCGACGTGCTCGAGGCGCTCGGCGCCAACATCATGCTGGGCTCGCCGCAGGTCGCCGAGTGCATCCGCGAGACCGGCATCGGCTTCATGTTCGCGCCCAATCACCATCCGGCGATGAAGAACGTCGCGCCGGTGCGCCGAGAGCTCGGCGTGCGCACGATCTTCAACATCCTGGGGCCGCTGACCAACCCCGCAGGCGCGCCGAACATCCTGATGGGCGTGTTCCACCCCGACCTGGTCGGCATCCAGGTGCGGGTGATGGAGCGCCTCGGCGCGAAGCACGCGATGGTCGTCTGGGGCAAGGACGGCATGGACGAGGTCTCGCTCGGCGCGGCCACGATGGTCGGCGAGCTGAAGGACGGCGAGGTCCACGAGTACGAGATCCACCCCGAGGACTTCGGGCTGTCGATGATCAGCAACCGCGGGCTTCGGGTCGTCGACGCCGAGGAGTCGAAGGAGATGGTGCTCGAGGCGCTGGGCAACAGGCCCGGCACGCCGCGCGAGATCGTCACGCTGAACGCCGGCGTGGCGCTCTACGCGGCCGACGTCGTCGACTCGATCGGCGCCGGCATCGACCGCGCGCGCGAGGCGATCGCTTCGGGCGCCGCGCGCGAGCGGCTCGATCGCTTCGTGGCCTTCACCCAGCGCTTCGCGCACTGAGGCGCGCATGGCAGCCGACATCCTAGAGAAGATCGTCGCGGTCAAGCGCGACGAAGTGGCCGCCGCCTCGCGCGTGCGCCCGCTGGCCGGGATCCGCGCAGCGGCCGAGGCGGCCGGCGCTGCGCTGCCGGTGCGCGGCTTCGAGCGGGCGCTGCGCGCGAAGATCGCGGCCGGCCGCGCCGCGGTGATCGCCGAGATCAAGAAGGCCAGCCCCAGCAAGGGCGTGCTGCGCGAGGACTTCGATCCGCCGGCGATCGCCGCGAGCTACGAGCGCGGCGGCGCGGCCTGTCTG
This genomic window from Zeimonas sediminis contains:
- the trpD gene encoding anthranilate phosphoribosyltransferase: MTITAQEALVRCIEHREIFHDEMLKLMRMIMNGEMSPTMTAAILMGLRVKKETIGEITAAAQVMREFSNKVQVDGGPHFVDIVGTGGDGSHTFNISTASMFVVASAGGTVAKHGNRGVSSKSGSADVLEALGANIMLGSPQVAECIRETGIGFMFAPNHHPAMKNVAPVRRELGVRTIFNILGPLTNPAGAPNILMGVFHPDLVGIQVRVMERLGAKHAMVVWGKDGMDEVSLGAATMVGELKDGEVHEYEIHPEDFGLSMISNRGLRVVDAEESKEMVLEALGNRPGTPREIVTLNAGVALYAADVVDSIGAGIDRAREAIASGAARERLDRFVAFTQRFAH